AAGAAAACAGCATCATGAGCCGCATTACCGTGCGCGACCTGCTCATGTTCGGCCGCTATCCCTACCACCAAGGCAGGCCGTCTGAAACGGATAAAACCATCGTCGAAGAAGCGCTCACCGAGTTCCACCTGCAAGACTTCGCCGACCGCTACCTAACCGAACTTTCCGGCGGCCAACGCCAACGCGCCATGATTGCCATGGTGTTCTGCCAGCGCACCGACTACGTTTTGCTGGACGAACCGCTGAACAACCTCGACATGTATCATGCCCGCTCCCTCATGCAAATCCTGCGCCGGCTGACCGACGAACACAAGCGCACCACCGTCGTCGTACTGCACGACATCAACCAGGCCGCCGCCTATGCCGATTACGTCGTCGCCATGAAAAACGGCCAAGTCGCCATGCAGGGCAAGCCCAACGATATTTTCACCGCCGAAAACATCAAAATCCTATTCGATATGGACGTCAACGTCCTCGATTACGAAGGCAAAAAACTGGTTATCCACCATATCTAAATTCGACAAAAAGGTCGTCTGAAACCCGATTGCTCATGTTTCAGACGGCCTTTGTCTATTCAAAGCGTTTATTTTTTATCGTACAAACCGCGCACCACGCGACCGATCGCGGCAATGCCTTTTTCCAGCGTTTCCGCGTCTTGCGCAATACTCATACGGATGCACTCGTGCACGTGCGGATAGTCTTGCCTATCAATGCCGACAAAGAAATGCTCGCCCGGAATAATCAGCGTGCCTTCGGCTTTGAGCATTTCGTACAAGGTTTGCGATGAAACAGGCAGGTTTTCAAACCAAAGCCACAAGAAAATCGCACCTTCAGGCTTGTGGATTTTCAACGGATACGCGCCCAATTCGCGTTTGAGCAGGGAGACCGCCGTTTGCGCCTGCTGACGGTAAAATGGCTGAATCACTTGGTCGGCCAGCTGTTTCAGACGGCCGTCGTTTAACAGCGGAGCCGCAATCGCCGCGCCGAAACGGGTTGGCGACAAATTCACAATCGCATTCAAACTGCTGACGGCTTTGACCACTTCCGGCGCAGCGACAATAATGCCGGTGCGCACGCCGGGCAGGCCGATTTTAGAAAGGCTGAAGCAGAGGATGATGTGTTCGTGCCAGTTGAGCGTCACATCGCTGTAAATAATATTCGGGAACGGCATTCCGTAAGCGTTGTCGATAATCAGCGGAATCCCGTGTTCCTGCGCCAAAGCGTCCAAACGCGCCATCTCACCGTCGGTCAACACATTGCCGGTCGGGTTGGTCGGGCGCGAACAGCAAATCGCACCGATTTTGCCCTCTTTCAATTCAGGCAGGCTCTCCAGCGCGTCAAAGTCCACGCGGTATTTGAAGAAGCCCGCTTCGCCTTCGTGTTCGACATTTTCGATTTTCGGTTTTACCGAAATAAAATGCTGCCCCTCGACATGCACGTCAGCATAACCGATATATTCAGGCGCAAGCGGCAACAAAATGGCTTTCTCAGCCGTTTGGCCGTCTGAAAGATTGAATTTGCCGCCGAACAGGTTAAACAAATAGAAAAACGCGTTTTGCGAACCATTGGTCAGCGCGATATTGTCCGCCGTCAGATTCCAGCCGTATTCACGGTTGAGAAACTCCGTCAAAGCCGCAATCAGCGCCGCATCACCCTGCGGATTGGAATAATTGCCGATATTCTCAACAGCGTGTTCCGCCGCCAACTTGGAAAACACATCGGCGAACACCGCATTGACTTCAGCAATCTTCGCCGGATTGCCGCCGCCAAGCATATTGACGGGCTTGTCACTTTTGAGCGCGTCGCCCAAATCGTCCATCAACTGCAAAATGCCGCTGTGTTGCGTGAATTTTTCGCCGAATGCTGAAAATTGCATGGAAACTCCGTTGCTGAGTGTGTAAAAAAATAAACCGCTATTATAAGAACAAAGGCCGTCTGAAAACCAGTTATCCTGATTTTTCAGACGGCATATTTGACGGAATGGTGACTTGATACAACCTT
This region of Neisseria subflava genomic DNA includes:
- a CDS encoding iron ABC transporter ATP-binding protein, whose translation is MITIRNVSHTIGSNPILNDVSLDIPEGGITALIGPNGAGKSTLLSFMARLQPLVHGDISYAGKDIKTTPTAELARTLSILTQENSIMSRITVRDLLMFGRYPYHQGRPSETDKTIVEEALTEFHLQDFADRYLTELSGGQRQRAMIAMVFCQRTDYVLLDEPLNNLDMYHARSLMQILRRLTDEHKRTTVVVLHDINQAAAYADYVVAMKNGQVAMQGKPNDIFTAENIKILFDMDVNVLDYEGKKLVIHHI
- a CDS encoding valine--pyruvate transaminase, whose protein sequence is MQFSAFGEKFTQHSGILQLMDDLGDALKSDKPVNMLGGGNPAKIAEVNAVFADVFSKLAAEHAVENIGNYSNPQGDAALIAALTEFLNREYGWNLTADNIALTNGSQNAFFYLFNLFGGKFNLSDGQTAEKAILLPLAPEYIGYADVHVEGQHFISVKPKIENVEHEGEAGFFKYRVDFDALESLPELKEGKIGAICCSRPTNPTGNVLTDGEMARLDALAQEHGIPLIIDNAYGMPFPNIIYSDVTLNWHEHIILCFSLSKIGLPGVRTGIIVAAPEVVKAVSSLNAIVNLSPTRFGAAIAAPLLNDGRLKQLADQVIQPFYRQQAQTAVSLLKRELGAYPLKIHKPEGAIFLWLWFENLPVSSQTLYEMLKAEGTLIIPGEHFFVGIDRQDYPHVHECIRMSIAQDAETLEKGIAAIGRVVRGLYDKK